AGCATTTATAACATTTAGACAAAAATGAAATGCTACTAATTCCATTTTAAAGCATGGCACCATCATCACCATTCTTCTGGCCCCCAAAAGAGTAAATACAAACAGAGTCATATTTCTTATTATGCACAAACAAATCACTATCAGCATaaactcctttttattttctaaaaaagacCTTATTATTTTATGTTGTTGGGTAACAGCCTAAcacgagagaaaaaaattttgagTGCTAATTATTAGGTTCCCGTCAACCCCAAACTTGATCTTAGGTACCACCAAAACTTAGGAAAATATCCTTGAAATCCATATATTATATACTTTTAATGATTCAAGATATCGAACGTTTCAGCTAAACCttcccttattttttattttagttttttcctAAACACAaatgtttaaaataaaaaaaccctttttaaagaaaaaggaaaaaaaaaagagaataaaaaagaaaaataactcaTCGCCCACCGTGGGGCTCGAACCCACGACCACAAGGTTAAGAGCCTTGCGCTCTACCAACTGAGCTAGACGGGCTTCTTGGAATGTGCTGCCGTCAAATCTACTTTATCCAAATTATTACTTCAACAATACGGAATATTATGCGCGTCGATTTCACtgtttcctatttttatttcttcgtTGGTTCTTTCACAAGCACTCCTATTCTTTACAACGCAAGCAATCTGCCGTTTTCATCCATGAAGATCTGCCTATGTCACTTACATTTTCACAGCATCAAAGTCAAATGAATGCTCTCTGCAAAAGCATGGCTGCCTGCCGGCTGCCATTCCAGAAGAATCAAGCCACTGCCTGACCTCAGAAATGAAAGGACGGCTTGCATAATTCTACCAGCAGAAGATCATAATGGGCAATTGCCAAACAACAAGCAAATAAAGCATGTAATCTGGAACATATGGAAATTCGACCAAAACGGTCAGCAGATTTAATGAACATGCCAAAGGCGAGTGATTTGCATGACAAACCAAGGCAGATTGACCCCTACCCAGTTTCATTAATCATGTTGCCCGTTTCGGCTAATCATCACCCTCATGCCGAACTTCCTCCATGTATAACACGGGGAAGCTAACCCGGAAAAAGATTCAGaaagaggtcgcgacatcaGAAGCAGTGGACTGCATTCATATGGAGATGACTAGGAACCCCGTGCTTTAATCGACAAAGCTGAGAGAACGGAAGACAGCACAGAGCATTTTAGGGGAGGGCCGTTCTAACATTTGTCTTCCATTCGACGGAAATACTCGACACGGGTTGAAAGAAGAACCAGGAGATTCACCGAGTGTCTGGACTGGTATCAACGCGAACCGTTACCTGCATGCTGAAAGATGCCGGCATCTCCTCCTGATATTGAGTCCAGATCTTGAAGATGGTCCTGGTCATTGAGTTCATCCCATCCTTTAATCATGGCCGCTTCAGTGGCATACAAAAGCTCGGCCATTTTACCTGCATTTTAGCTTCCCGCCCAGAATGAGAGTGAGTTTGAGCGTTTCACTGTCGAAGGAAGGCATTGTTGTGTACATCCTAATCATCTTGTTCAGTGCTGTAGCGAGTGATCGGCAGGATAACAATGGACGGGCCTTCAACTCCTCCAAACCCTCTACCCGTTCATCCTTTGCATCGTATTACGGAGGCCATCCGCCACCTCCGCCAGTCCTCGTGGCTGATCCGCCTCCAACAGCAGCACCCAGATCCCCAGTACCGCCAGTATCTAGAACGCCTTATCCGGGTTATGGATCACATCCTGTCTTACATTCGCCGCCATCAGCTCCTCCCCAGCATGGTGCGCCGTCAAATACGGGCCAACCAGCTTCAACACCTCGAGCACCGCCAATATATGGATCTCCTCAATGTCCATCAGCACCACCTCCGCGAGTTGCTCAACCAACTCCACCAGTATATCAACCCCCTACGCCGTCACATCCTCCATCTCCCCGGAGAGCGGTTTGCTCAGCACCGCCGGAACCTCGATGTGCTCTACCACTTCACATACAACATGTAAGTCCACCACCTCCTCAAAGGCGACCAGGCCTGCCTCCCGTGCACAGGCCTCCAGTCCCAACTCACTGTCCTCTAGTGTCTCAACCACCTCATAGAAGACCAGTTCTCAGTCCACCTACACCTCCTACTAATCAACCTCCCCTAGTTCTGATTTACCACCCTCCAGCTTCTCCACCGCTGGCATATCCAACACCAAGTCCACCTCCTACGTATCAACCCCCGTCTCCTCCAACTTTATCACCACCTCCGCCCACTTATCAACCTccaccttctcctcctccccctcctatTTATCCACCACCAACTTCACCACCCCCACCTCCTAGCTATCaacctcctccttctcctccacctTCTCCACCAGTATCACCACCTTCACCTTCAATTTATCATCCTCCACCTTCTCCACCACCTTCATATCCTTCACCACCACCTCCTATTTACCAACCTCCACCTTCTCCGTTACCATCACCTCCTCCCCCTCCTACTTATCAACCTCCATCTTCTCCACTACCCATACATCcttcacctcctcctcctcctcctacttaTTCACCCCCACCTTCTCCAACATTGCCACCCTCTCCAAGTTATGGAACTCCGCTGTCTCCATCACCTACTGATCCATCACCGCCTCCACCTTCTCCACTATTAGCATCACCTCCACCTCCTGTATTTCCTTCAACACCTCCCCCACCTCTTTCACCAACATCACCGCCTCCACCTATTCCACCACCACTATCTCCACCTCTGGTatcaccaccacctcctcctagTTATCAACCTCCACCACCTGTATATCCTTCGCCACTAGTGCCTCCACCTCTTTATCAACCCCCACCTCCTTCACCACCCCCGCCTTCTCCACCAACATCACCACGTCCTCAGCCTCCAATATATCTACCTCCATCTTCACCACCCCTGCCTTTGACCTATCAATCTCTGCCTTCACCACCACCAACATATCCATCACCACCGCCTCCTACATATCAACCTCCAGTATTGCTGCTGCCAACATATCCAACACCGACCTCCCCACCCTTGCAAAGGCCATCGACACCCACACATCGACCTTCCCCGTCCCCTCCTCCCACTCATACACCTCCAAGATTTCCACCCACCCAAAGGCCTCCTTCTCCTCGACACCGGCCACCAGTGCACAAACCACCACATCCAAAACATAGGCACCCAGTGTCTCCAAGAAGACACGTATGTATTCCCATCCCCCCATCCACCTACAAGGACTCCACCATCTCAAAGACCACCGCCGACTTATCAACCACCGCCAGTCTCAACGCAGCCATCACCAACACAGAGGCCTCCAATGTATCCAGTGCCACCTACACCAACTTATGCACAGCCACCATTACTTCCTGCTCCAACTTATGGACCTGTGTACCCATCACCACCAATGGCCTCCATCCAGTTCCTCCGCCCACAATGGAGATGCGTTCCAGCCAGCTAATGTGCAAGACTAATGTGCAACATCACCTTTTGACTGGTAAACATCAAGCGGAGTTTATCTACTCATCAGATTTAGGCAGCCTGCATGTTCTGTGTATATCATCAGAATGAAGCTTGTTGTACCAACAGCTGTCCTAGTAAATAAAGTCCACCTGTTTTGGGTCATTTGCCTGTCTAAATGAATTGACCTCTTTCCTACAAATAACAGATTACAGTCAGCAGGTGCTTAATCTAATGAGACCAACCCAAATCGAGGTTGTCATGTGATTGATTGGCCAGAAGAGTCTTTCTCTCTGATATTTTGTGGCCtgtgttttcttttatatcTTGAATTCATGGTTAAAAGAGAAGTATTGACACTAAACAAACAGCAACTCCAACTGCAAAGCTTGACATGTAATGTGTAACTAACAAGGACGGTACTAAAACTGATCTTAATCTTATTGAGCAATAGACACAAAAACAGGAAGATTGTCTGATGCGTTCTTCACTGTAATCTCGATATACATGGCACAAAGTCCAGATAAGCCCATTGCCTCACCTCGTACAAGAAGAGTCATAAATTTGCTTCGATCCTCTGTTTTTATATTGTTTCAAGAGCTAGATTACCCACCATTTTAATCAGAGGAGCAGGACACTTTGTTATGATGTCAAACTTGGATGGGCTGGAGGCATGTCCAAACAAGGATAAACTCAACATAAAAAGCTCCCCAATGGACAACCTCGAGGAGAGAAAACCATGCCAGTAATACGGGTTCAAATCAAAGAATGCATCAAAGAACCTCCGAGTCCCATTTAAGTCGAGTTTCAACAAAGTCTCCATTCCAAAGTGGTAAAACTCTCTAGTGCACCTTCTGTCAACTGGCCACAGGCCATTCCATACTCTATGGTGAAGTGGCCTTCCTCTAATCATCCGGGTCGAGCCAAGACACTCTGCAATTGTCTCAGCTAGAACCGGCGCTAAAGCTAGTGTCCGAGCCACCATGTACCCAGTTGATGGGTGGACGATCCCGGACGTACCGCCAATAGCCATCACACTCTGAGGGATTCTCGGGAGAGGACCTCCCATGGGGATCAAGCATTTCTCATCCTCCAACACTCTTCTGACCCGAATCCCCAAGTGCCTCAACCTTGCCACCATCCTATTTTTGACATCAGAATAGGCTAGCACCGGTCTACTCACTAATGAAGTCTCTTCCAGAAATATTAAGCTCGAATCGAAGGGCATGGCATACAAGAAAGTAGGGAGTCTCGAGTTGTTGGCTCTCAAGTAAGGCTCATTCCCGAGATGGGAATCTCTCCAATCCATAAGAACCATCTTATCTAAATCAAAAGGGTGTTCATCTACTTCGGCCAAAATCCCATGAGCAATCTGATACCCATGGTTCCTCGGCTTATCATACTCAATGAAAGTACTCCCAAAGCCACTCGCATCGACGATCAAGCTCGCTTTCAGCTCGACGCCGTCACTGCACACAACAGACGACTCGAACTCCTCGTGCTCCATTTTCCACACCTTGGCCTTGTGGAATCTAACCCCAGTGGAGACACACCCTTCAATCAGTCTCGTCTTCAATTTCTCCCTACCGACGCGACCATAAGCCCGGTCCAAATACTTGGCCTTCCCGTCATCAATGTAGACACAAGCCATAGGCCACGTCTTGTCCAAGCAATCCACGAGCCCCAACCCCTCGAACTCGTCGACCCAGACCCCATAATTGTTAGGCCACACGGAAAGAGGGGAGGGATCGACGCAACACACCCGAATCCCGCGGCGCGAGAGTTGCTCCGCCAGCCGCAGCCCCGCCGGGCCGGCGCCGACGACGACCACGTCGAAGCGacgccggtcgccggaggcaaACCACGGGAGATCAGAATCGAACCCATCCAGGAGCTGCGGGGCCGTCGATTCGGGTTTCAACTCGAGGAAATTTCCGAACTTGCCGACCCGGGTCGCCTGGTTGAGCCTCCGGGTCTtgggaggagagaagaaagggGCGGGCGAGGTGGGGAAGTAGCTGGTTCTCGCCGGCGGCAGTGTGGGTAGTCCGAGAACCGCCGCCattgagagggagaaagagatcGAAGATTGCGGCAatgggggaggaggaggagggagggacaagagaaagagagggggttGAAATaagggaggaagggagagaggaatCTTGAGGAGCGACGGGAGAAGGATGCTTCCATGATCGTTTTTTGGCGCTATAGTTTCGTACGACCTACCGTCTCGTTCCGGAGTGTAAAATAATGGGGGAAGGGAAGTGGACAGAGCAATTGCCGAAAACAGAGGAGGATGGCCAGTGGACGCAGCACCTGGAGATACACCTGACTAGTGACTGGTGCTGTTGTTGGTGTGGTGCGTTTGGCCCGGCGAGGTGACAGGTGTTGTCCCGACGCCGGACAAGAACGTGCTCCACTGGGACCCACTTCAGGCCGCGGTACCGAACGCACCTCCGCCTGTCCGAACGCATTCGTGAATAAATtgtgtcaccataaaaaagtgAGACCAAACCAAGTGGAGTTGGAAATCAGACGGAACCGaatcaattttggaaattttttttcatctttttcttcctcattttgTATTTTCACGAGCTCAAACCCACTAAAAATAGCTTTAGAAAGAGCAATATTTTCGAAAGACAGGCCAAACTCTATCTTCATGACAATTCGTAAGCTCATGCAAAATGCGTATCTAATCTACCGACAAAGATAATTAAAACTAGTAGGCAGCACGACACATTTTCTAGGCTTGGTTCAGTTAGAATCAAACTAGAAGATCCGGTCCAATTAGTTCAGTTCGATTCGATTGGTGATTTGAATGGTcttcataatttttcaacatgTAACGACTACAAACAAGCCCAGGAGCTGTGATTTCACAGTGGTGACACAAAGATATTGCGATTTTTACCATCCACGGAAAAGCCAGCCCGTTTAAGGAGCCATCGCGGCCTTCACCGAGTCCTCCTCCTTTCTTATTCGTGTTATTCCTTGTCTATTGAAAAATAGATTGTCCTCGGTAGGAAGAGAACATGGACAGGGACAGAGTTGCATGATTAGGCGCCCATGCATGTATATGCACCTGTTAGAAGAACTTGTAAAGAAAGATGCTACATAGAGTAGAGCCAGGTGACCAGCTCCTCCGATGCAATCGACAGCTTGACTCGAGTAAAAAACTAGCCAATTGCAGTAGGCGAAAGACGACATGGGGAAATCTATTATTGATAGAACTCGTTTTGCACAATCCATCTCATATATCATAAGAATGCGAAAGGCAAAAGCTCGACTGTCAGCTATAAATAAGTACATTATTTACATCAGTGTAGAGATGCCCCGTGAAAATACACAACAAACTCATCAAGAAAATGGAAGCGATGGACCCCATCAGACTCCCCAAAAACCAGAATAGCACCTCCCAACAGGGTGATATTTAGCAGAGACAGTGGCGCATCATAATTCCATTTGAGCGCTTCTCAAGTTACAAATAGGACCCTGAATGTGACCCAAATATCACCCATGGCATATATACTTACCGGAGATCAACACCAGCAACTATAGAGGTTAAGATCTGCAGTTGGGTAAAGTGATGCCTCCACAACAAGCAGCAATAATAATGTAAAGCAGCACAAGAATCAAGCATGTTAACAGTGCCCTGCCACAAAGAGAAGCATAAATTTAATGACAATTCAAGCAGTCCAGGATATAGATCTTAAGCGCTATATTATAACCACTGCCACTAGTCCAACGTTCCCATTTAAGAATAGGGAGGTGGGGTGTTCCATCCCCACCTCTGGGACTTGGGGGTAGAAAGCAGTATAATGTTGGTGCAGCTGCCGATGAATGAGAgcatttatatcatttgaaagCAAACCTATACAACCTGCATCTTTCCTAGCCTAGGAACCCAGTCCAGCATAACTATCACCTGAGAATGCTGTCACTGCAGCAATTAATAAATTAAGTTGGACTTGCATTTGCAGTTTCCTTCCCAACCTTAAATATGAaa
The nucleotide sequence above comes from Eucalyptus grandis isolate ANBG69807.140 chromosome 2, ASM1654582v1, whole genome shotgun sequence. Encoded proteins:
- the LOC120290804 gene encoding extensin-like; translated protein: MRVSLSVSLSKEGIVVYILIILFSAVASDRQDNNGRAFNSSKPSTRSSFASYYGGHPPPPPVLVADPPPTAAPRSPVPPVSRTPYPGYGSHPVLHSPPSAPPQHGAPSNTGQPASTPRAPPIYGSPQCPSAPPPRVAQPTPPVYQPPTPSHPPSPRRAVCSAPPEPRCALPLHIQHVSPPPPQRRPGLPPVHRPPVPTHCPLVSQPPHRRPVLSPPTPPTNQPPLVLIYHPPASPPLAYPTPSPPPTYQPPSPPTLSPPPPTYQPPPSPPPPPIYPPPTSPPPPPSYQPPPSPPPSPPVSPPSPSIYHPPPSPPPSYPSPPPPIYQPPPSPLPSPPPPPTYQPPSSPLPIHPSPPPPPPTYSPPPSPTLPPSPSYGTPLSPSPTDPSPPPPSPLLASPPPPVFPSTPPPPLSPTSPPPPIPPPLSPPLVSPPPPPSYQPPPPVYPSPLVPPPLYQPPPPSPPPPSPPTSPRPQPPIYLPPSSPPLPLTYQSLPSPPPTYPSPPPPTYQPPVLLLPTYPTPTSPPLQRPSTPTHRPSPSPPPTHTPPRFPPTQRPPSPRHRPPVHKPPHPKHRHPVSPRRHVCIPIPPSTYKDSTISKTTADLSTTASLNAAITNTEASNVSSATYTNLCTATITSCSNLWTCVPITTNGLHPVPPPTMEMRSSQLMCKTNVQHHLLTGKHQAEFIYSSDLGSLHVLCISSE
- the LOC104433962 gene encoding capsanthin/capsorubin synthase, chromoplastic-like, coding for MAAVLGLPTLPPARTSYFPTSPAPFFSPPKTRRLNQATRVGKFGNFLELKPESTAPQLLDGFDSDLPWFASGDRRRFDVVVVGAGPAGLRLAEQLSRRGIRVCCVDPSPLSVWPNNYGVWVDEFEGLGLVDCLDKTWPMACVYIDDGKAKYLDRAYGRVGREKLKTRLIEGCVSTGVRFHKAKVWKMEHEEFESSVVCSDGVELKASLIVDASGFGSTFIEYDKPRNHGYQIAHGILAEVDEHPFDLDKMVLMDWRDSHLGNEPYLRANNSRLPTFLYAMPFDSSLIFLEETSLVSRPVLAYSDVKNRMVARLRHLGIRVRRVLEDEKCLIPMGGPLPRIPQSVMAIGGTSGIVHPSTGYMVARTLALAPVLAETIAECLGSTRMIRGRPLHHRVWNGLWPVDRRCTREFYHFGMETLLKLDLNGTRRFFDAFFDLNPYYWHGFLSSRLSIGELFMLSLSLFGHASSPSKFDIITKCPAPLIKMVGNLALETI